In Arachis hypogaea cultivar Tifrunner chromosome 17, arahy.Tifrunner.gnm2.J5K5, whole genome shotgun sequence, a single window of DNA contains:
- the LOC112764730 gene encoding GEM-like protein 1 → MSTPSDQTTNEAKTTTPPPPPPNDSPSQSQSQPHSTDYAPYPKIDPNDVTPPLPHHPNLTSEPLQPVTSPVAAETRAPISGDAATTMPPESNPYVSPAPVQPSKNTLDSVKDVLGRWGKKAAEATKKAQDLSGNMWQHLKTGPSFADAAVGRIAQSTKVLAEGGYEKIFRQTFETVPEEQLLKTYACYLSTSAGPVMGVLYLSTAKLAFCSDNPLSYQTGDQTQWSYYKVVIPLHQLRAVNPSASKTNQSEKYIQIISVDNHEFWFMGFVHYDSAVKNIQGVLQTR, encoded by the exons ATGAGTACTCCTTCTGATCAAACCACAAACGAAGCTAAAACAACAACACCACCACCGCCGCCGCCGAATGATTCTCCGTCTCAGTCTCAGTCTCAGCCTCACTCCACCGATTATGCTCCATACCCTAAAATTGACCCCAACGATGTTACTCCTCCTTTGCCACATCATCCTAATTTGACTTCTGAGCCGTTGCAACCGGTTACTAGTCCCGTCGCCGCTGAAACTCGCGCTCCGATTTCCGGCGACGCTGCAACCACCATGCCTCCCGAGTCCAATCCCTATGTCTCCCCTGCACCTGTTCAGCCATCAAAAA ATACTTTGGATTCGGTGAAGGATGTTCTTGGAAGATGGGGGAAGAAAGCCGCTGAAGCTACCAAGAAGGCCCAAGATCTATCTGGAAATATGTGGCAGCACT TGAAGACTGGTCCTAGTTTTGCTGATGCTGCTGTTGGGAGGATTGCTCAGAGCACAAAGGTTCTTGCAGAAGGTGGCTATGAGAAGATCTTCAGGCAAACTTTTGAGACTGTTCCGGAGGAGCAGCTCTTGAAAACGTATGCGTGCTACTTGTCCACCTCGGCCGGACCGGTAATGGGAGTTCTGTATTTGTCAACTGCAAAGCTTGCTTTTTGCAGTGATAACCCACTTTCTTACCAAACGGGTGATCAGACTCAGTGGAGCTATTATAAG GTGGTCATTCCGTTACATCAGCTGAGAGCGGTGAACCCATCAGCAAGCAAAACCAACCAATCGGAGAAATATATACAGATCATCTCTGTTGACAACCATGAATTTTGGTTCATGGGCTTTGTTCACTATGACAGCGCTGTTAAAAATATTCAAGGAGTGTTGCAAACCCGTTGA